A genomic region of Notamacropus eugenii isolate mMacEug1 chromosome 3, mMacEug1.pri_v2, whole genome shotgun sequence contains the following coding sequences:
- the MAPK12 gene encoding mitogen-activated protein kinase 12 isoform X1, giving the protein MSSPPPPRKGFYRQEVTKTAWEVRDLYRDLQPVGSGAYGAVCSAIDSRTDTKVAIKKLYRPFQSELFAKRAYRELRLLKHMRHENVIGLLDVFTPDDTLDNFTDFYLVMPFMGTDLSKLMKHEKLSDDRIQFLVYQILRGLKYIHAAGIIHRDLKPGNLAVNEDCELKILDFGLARQTDSEMTGYVVTRWYRAPEVILNWMHYTQTVDIWSVGCIMAEMITGKILFKGSDHLDQLMEIMKVTGTPPPEFVQRLQSQDAKSYMESLPELEKKDFASVLKNATPLAVNLLEKMLVLDAEKRVTAAEALTHPYFETVHESEEEPQAQLYDDSLDDVDLTLDEWKRVTYKEVLSFKPPQLPDSKETSL; this is encoded by the exons ATGAGCTCTCCTCCGCCCCCCCGGAAGGGCTTTTACCGGCAGGAGGTGACTAAGACTGCGTGGGAGGTGCGGGACCTCTACCGGGACCTGCAGCCAGTGGGCTCGGGGGCTTACGGGGCCGTGTG CTCGGCCATTGACAGCAGGACTGATACCAAGGTAGCCATCAAGAAGCTGTACCGTCCCTTCCAGTCCGAGCTGTTCGCCAAGCGCGCATACCGGGAGCTGCGGCTGCTCAAACACATGCGGCACGAGAAC GTGATCGGCTTGCTGGACGTCTTCACCCCTGATGACACACTGGACAACTTCACAGACTT TTACCTGGTCATGCCATTCATGGGCACAGACCTCAGCAAGCTGATGAAACATGAAAAGCTCAGTGACGATCGGATCCAGTTCTTGGTCTATCAGATCCTTCGAGGCCTCAAG TACATCCACGCCGCTGGCATCATCCACAGG GATCTCAAACCTGGTAACCTGGCTGTGAATGAGGACTGTGAGCTGAAG ATTCTGGACTTTGGCCtggccagacagacagacagtgagaTGACTGGCTATGTGGTGACCAGATGGTACCGGGCCCCCGAGGTCATCCTTAACTGGATGCATTACACACAGACAG TGGATATCTGGTCTGTGGGCTGCATCATGGCAGAGATGATCACTGGGAAGATCCTTTTCAAAGGCAGTGATC ACCTGGACCAGCTGATGGAGATCATGAAAGTGACTGGGACGCCTCCCCCAGAGTTTGTGCAGCGGCTTCAGAGTCAAGAT GCAAAGAGCTATATGGAAAGTCTCCCTGAGCTGGAGAAAAAGGACTTTGCTTCTGTCCTGAAGAATGCCACCCCCTTGG CTGTGAACCTGCTGGAAAAGATGTTGGTTCTGGATGCAGAAAAGCGAGTGACCGCGGCTGAGGCACTGACTCACCCCTACTTTGAGACTGTGCACGAGTCTGAGGAAGAGCCACAGGCCCAGCTCTATGATGACTCCCTTGATGACGTGGACCTGACACTGGATGAGTGGAAAC GGGTCACATACAAAGAAGTCCTCAGCTTTAAGCCTCCTCAGCTCCCGGACTCAAAGGAGACATCTCTGTGA
- the MAPK12 gene encoding mitogen-activated protein kinase 12 isoform X2: MSSPPPPRKGFYRQEVTKTAWEVRDLYRDLQPVGSGAYGAVCSAIDSRTDTKVAIKKLYRPFQSELFAKRAYRELRLLKHMRHENVIGLLDVFTPDDTLDNFTDFYLVMPFMGTDLSKLMKHEKLSDDRIQFLVYQILRGLKYIHAAGIIHRILDFGLARQTDSEMTGYVVTRWYRAPEVILNWMHYTQTVDIWSVGCIMAEMITGKILFKGSDHLDQLMEIMKVTGTPPPEFVQRLQSQDAKSYMESLPELEKKDFASVLKNATPLAVNLLEKMLVLDAEKRVTAAEALTHPYFETVHESEEEPQAQLYDDSLDDVDLTLDEWKRVTYKEVLSFKPPQLPDSKETSL; this comes from the exons ATGAGCTCTCCTCCGCCCCCCCGGAAGGGCTTTTACCGGCAGGAGGTGACTAAGACTGCGTGGGAGGTGCGGGACCTCTACCGGGACCTGCAGCCAGTGGGCTCGGGGGCTTACGGGGCCGTGTG CTCGGCCATTGACAGCAGGACTGATACCAAGGTAGCCATCAAGAAGCTGTACCGTCCCTTCCAGTCCGAGCTGTTCGCCAAGCGCGCATACCGGGAGCTGCGGCTGCTCAAACACATGCGGCACGAGAAC GTGATCGGCTTGCTGGACGTCTTCACCCCTGATGACACACTGGACAACTTCACAGACTT TTACCTGGTCATGCCATTCATGGGCACAGACCTCAGCAAGCTGATGAAACATGAAAAGCTCAGTGACGATCGGATCCAGTTCTTGGTCTATCAGATCCTTCGAGGCCTCAAG TACATCCACGCCGCTGGCATCATCCACAGG ATTCTGGACTTTGGCCtggccagacagacagacagtgagaTGACTGGCTATGTGGTGACCAGATGGTACCGGGCCCCCGAGGTCATCCTTAACTGGATGCATTACACACAGACAG TGGATATCTGGTCTGTGGGCTGCATCATGGCAGAGATGATCACTGGGAAGATCCTTTTCAAAGGCAGTGATC ACCTGGACCAGCTGATGGAGATCATGAAAGTGACTGGGACGCCTCCCCCAGAGTTTGTGCAGCGGCTTCAGAGTCAAGAT GCAAAGAGCTATATGGAAAGTCTCCCTGAGCTGGAGAAAAAGGACTTTGCTTCTGTCCTGAAGAATGCCACCCCCTTGG CTGTGAACCTGCTGGAAAAGATGTTGGTTCTGGATGCAGAAAAGCGAGTGACCGCGGCTGAGGCACTGACTCACCCCTACTTTGAGACTGTGCACGAGTCTGAGGAAGAGCCACAGGCCCAGCTCTATGATGACTCCCTTGATGACGTGGACCTGACACTGGATGAGTGGAAAC GGGTCACATACAAAGAAGTCCTCAGCTTTAAGCCTCCTCAGCTCCCGGACTCAAAGGAGACATCTCTGTGA
- the MAPK12 gene encoding mitogen-activated protein kinase 12 isoform X3 has protein sequence MSSPPPPRKGFYRQEVTKTAWEVRDLYRDLQPVGSGAYGAVCSAIDSRTDTKVAIKKLYRPFQSELFAKRAYRELRLLKHMRHENVIGLLDVFTPDDTLDNFTDFYLVMPFMGTDLSKLMKHEKLSDDRIQFLVYQILRGLKYIHAAGIIHRDLKPGNLAVNEDCELKILDFGLARQTDSEMTGYVVTRWYRAPEVILNWMHYTQTDLDQLMEIMKVTGTPPPEFVQRLQSQDAKSYMESLPELEKKDFASVLKNATPLAVNLLEKMLVLDAEKRVTAAEALTHPYFETVHESEEEPQAQLYDDSLDDVDLTLDEWKRVTYKEVLSFKPPQLPDSKETSL, from the exons ATGAGCTCTCCTCCGCCCCCCCGGAAGGGCTTTTACCGGCAGGAGGTGACTAAGACTGCGTGGGAGGTGCGGGACCTCTACCGGGACCTGCAGCCAGTGGGCTCGGGGGCTTACGGGGCCGTGTG CTCGGCCATTGACAGCAGGACTGATACCAAGGTAGCCATCAAGAAGCTGTACCGTCCCTTCCAGTCCGAGCTGTTCGCCAAGCGCGCATACCGGGAGCTGCGGCTGCTCAAACACATGCGGCACGAGAAC GTGATCGGCTTGCTGGACGTCTTCACCCCTGATGACACACTGGACAACTTCACAGACTT TTACCTGGTCATGCCATTCATGGGCACAGACCTCAGCAAGCTGATGAAACATGAAAAGCTCAGTGACGATCGGATCCAGTTCTTGGTCTATCAGATCCTTCGAGGCCTCAAG TACATCCACGCCGCTGGCATCATCCACAGG GATCTCAAACCTGGTAACCTGGCTGTGAATGAGGACTGTGAGCTGAAG ATTCTGGACTTTGGCCtggccagacagacagacagtgagaTGACTGGCTATGTGGTGACCAGATGGTACCGGGCCCCCGAGGTCATCCTTAACTGGATGCATTACACACAGACAG ACCTGGACCAGCTGATGGAGATCATGAAAGTGACTGGGACGCCTCCCCCAGAGTTTGTGCAGCGGCTTCAGAGTCAAGAT GCAAAGAGCTATATGGAAAGTCTCCCTGAGCTGGAGAAAAAGGACTTTGCTTCTGTCCTGAAGAATGCCACCCCCTTGG CTGTGAACCTGCTGGAAAAGATGTTGGTTCTGGATGCAGAAAAGCGAGTGACCGCGGCTGAGGCACTGACTCACCCCTACTTTGAGACTGTGCACGAGTCTGAGGAAGAGCCACAGGCCCAGCTCTATGATGACTCCCTTGATGACGTGGACCTGACACTGGATGAGTGGAAAC GGGTCACATACAAAGAAGTCCTCAGCTTTAAGCCTCCTCAGCTCCCGGACTCAAAGGAGACATCTCTGTGA
- the MAPK12 gene encoding mitogen-activated protein kinase 12 isoform X4: MSSPPPPRKGFYRQEVTKTAWEVRDLYRDLQPVGSGAYGAVCSAIDSRTDTKVAIKKLYRPFQSELFAKRAYRELRLLKHMRHENVIGLLDVFTPDDTLDNFTDFYLVMPFMGTDLSKLMKHEKLSDDRIQFLVYQILRGLKILDFGLARQTDSEMTGYVVTRWYRAPEVILNWMHYTQTVDIWSVGCIMAEMITGKILFKGSDHLDQLMEIMKVTGTPPPEFVQRLQSQDAKSYMESLPELEKKDFASVLKNATPLAVNLLEKMLVLDAEKRVTAAEALTHPYFETVHESEEEPQAQLYDDSLDDVDLTLDEWKRVTYKEVLSFKPPQLPDSKETSL; the protein is encoded by the exons ATGAGCTCTCCTCCGCCCCCCCGGAAGGGCTTTTACCGGCAGGAGGTGACTAAGACTGCGTGGGAGGTGCGGGACCTCTACCGGGACCTGCAGCCAGTGGGCTCGGGGGCTTACGGGGCCGTGTG CTCGGCCATTGACAGCAGGACTGATACCAAGGTAGCCATCAAGAAGCTGTACCGTCCCTTCCAGTCCGAGCTGTTCGCCAAGCGCGCATACCGGGAGCTGCGGCTGCTCAAACACATGCGGCACGAGAAC GTGATCGGCTTGCTGGACGTCTTCACCCCTGATGACACACTGGACAACTTCACAGACTT TTACCTGGTCATGCCATTCATGGGCACAGACCTCAGCAAGCTGATGAAACATGAAAAGCTCAGTGACGATCGGATCCAGTTCTTGGTCTATCAGATCCTTCGAGGCCTCAAG ATTCTGGACTTTGGCCtggccagacagacagacagtgagaTGACTGGCTATGTGGTGACCAGATGGTACCGGGCCCCCGAGGTCATCCTTAACTGGATGCATTACACACAGACAG TGGATATCTGGTCTGTGGGCTGCATCATGGCAGAGATGATCACTGGGAAGATCCTTTTCAAAGGCAGTGATC ACCTGGACCAGCTGATGGAGATCATGAAAGTGACTGGGACGCCTCCCCCAGAGTTTGTGCAGCGGCTTCAGAGTCAAGAT GCAAAGAGCTATATGGAAAGTCTCCCTGAGCTGGAGAAAAAGGACTTTGCTTCTGTCCTGAAGAATGCCACCCCCTTGG CTGTGAACCTGCTGGAAAAGATGTTGGTTCTGGATGCAGAAAAGCGAGTGACCGCGGCTGAGGCACTGACTCACCCCTACTTTGAGACTGTGCACGAGTCTGAGGAAGAGCCACAGGCCCAGCTCTATGATGACTCCCTTGATGACGTGGACCTGACACTGGATGAGTGGAAAC GGGTCACATACAAAGAAGTCCTCAGCTTTAAGCCTCCTCAGCTCCCGGACTCAAAGGAGACATCTCTGTGA